A genomic segment from Malus domestica chromosome 05, GDT2T_hap1 encodes:
- the LOC103418185 gene encoding disease resistance protein RPV1-like, whose amino-acid sequence MELIGFIQVFNIIVIAIAIAIGTLLYMCCRSLTFFPSSSSAVDSAVADCAAVADDEDADIPPRREKYDVFISFRGDDTRLGITSHLHAALLQKKIQTYIDNRLKRGEEIRPALLEAIEKSTISVIIFSQNYASSTWCLDELVHILKCNNREGRMVIPVFYDINPSHVRKQHGSYADAFAQLEKRFDSSIDKVHKWRDALTTAANLSGFDHSNKSGTEADLIQRVVDHIWIQLCRESSCDLNGFVGIESRIKQIELLLGIHSQDACITVGIWGMGGIGKTTLAEAIFGRHSSKFEASCFLKNVRENSEQAGGLDHLEKTLLKEILMEEVMPVRSTLVRERLSRTKALIVLDDVSSSMQMERLAGDGLGYGSGSRIIITTRDRGTLGQTVEEDNIYEVEVLKPDDALQLFCSRAFKNNSTLRTDYKESAEKVVHYARGVPLALTVLGSLFFNCKTKEDWEDEFNKLKRFPSESIQKVLRISYDRLETNEKEIFLDISCFYKGWPVQEVERKLDVRGFFGTVGVRILIDMSLISIGSNFGRETIEMHDLLQEMGRRIVQEQCIKDPGKWSRLFNDEDVYRVLKSNTETPNVEVIFANCSEIQERPLKHADFKKMSNLIMLSLFGQLTCSLDLPDSLRYLNWLKYPLESLPSNFCPENLVELHMHNSKVKKLWKEEQILVNLQVIDLSYSDYLTEVPNLSGSLKIVHINLCGCGSLVEIPWYFQHLHKLTHLRLGRCTSLKYLPEMPGNIQYLDLKYSGIKELPESVWSNENISYLNISHCTDLDKLPNNRCELKVSDVLGIESCTSLGKFSELPRDISKLSLFGFTRLVSLPTNICKLKHLEELNLSGCSKLENFPKILEPMEHLKSLNLSATAVKELPSSIEFLPALKRVQLQGCKRLSSIPKSICKLKCLEELDISGCCMLRNFPEILEPMENLKSLNLSRTAVEQLYTSSIEFLPALKNIELEGCNKLSCISKSMLKYVKRPDLKVMESSDESETNESDDHGLEAIEIEDDWYF is encoded by the exons ATGGAGTTGATTGGATTCATTCAAGTTTTCAACATCATCGTCATCGCCATCGCCATCGCCATCGGGACTCTGTTGTACATGTGTTGCAGATCTTTGAcattttttccttcttcgtCTTCTGCGGTTGATTCTGCTGTAGCTGATTGTGCTGCTGTTGCTGATGATGAGGATGCTGATATCCCCCCACGTCGAGAAAAGTATGATGTGTTTATCAGTTTCAGAGGTGACGACACCCGCCTTGGTATTACCAGCCATCTTCATGCTGCCTTACTTCAGAAGAAAATTCAAACCTACATCGATAACAGACTTAAGAGAGGAGAAGAAATCAGACCTGCCCTTCTAGAAGCAATCGAGAAATCCACCATTTCGGTGATCATTTTCTCACAAAACTATGCTTCTTCCACATGGTGTTTGGATGAACTTGTGCATATACTCAAATGCAACAACAGAGAAGGCCGGATGGTTATACCCGTATTCTACGACATCAATCCATCTCATGTACGAAAACAACACGGGAGTTATGCCGATGCATTTGCTCAACTTGAAAAACGTTTCGATAGCAGTATCGACAAGGTGCACAAGTGGAGGGATGCTTTGACGACTGCAGCCAATCTATCTGGGTTTGATCATTCAAACAAATCCGG GACGGAGGCAGATCTAATTCAAAGGGTTGTCGATCATATTTGGATACAATTGTGTCGCGAATCATCCTGCGATTTAAATGGGTTTGTTGGAATTGAAAGCCGCATCAAGCAGATCGAATTGCTGTTAGGCATTCATTCACAGGACGCTTGCATCACTGTAGGTATTTGGGGCATGGGTGGTATTGGCAAGACCACCCTTGCCGAGGCTATATTTGGCAGACACTCTTCTAAATTCGAAGCTTCTTGTTTTCTTAAGAATGTTAGGGAGAACTCAGAACAAGCAGGTGGACTAGATCACTTGGAAAAAACACTTCTTAAGGAGATATTAATGGAAGAAGTTATGCCCGTAAGATCAACTTTGGTTCGAGAAAGGCTCAGCCGCACAAAGGccctcattgttcttgatgatgtGAGTAGTTCAATGCAAATGGAACGTTTAGCTGGTGATGGTCTTGGGTATGGCTCTGGAAGTAGAATCATTATCACAACTAGAGATAGGGGCACACTTGGGCAAACTGTTGAAGAGGATAATATCTACGAGGTTGAGGTATTAAAACCGGATGACGCTCTTCAGCTCTTCTGTTCTCGTGCTTTCAAGAATAACAGTACTCTTAGAACAGATTATAAGGAGTCGGCAGAAAAGGTTGTGCATTATGCCAGAGGCGTTCCTTTAGCTCTTACAGTTCTGGGGTCATTGTTCTTCAACTGCAAAACCAAAGAAGACTGGGAAGATGAATTCAACAAATTGAAACGATTTCCCAGTGAAAGTATCCAGAAAGTGTTGAGAATAAGTTATGATAGATTGGAAACAAATGAGAAGGAGATTTTTTTGGATATATCATGTTTTTATAAAGGGTGGCCTGTGCAAGAGGTAGAACGAAAGTTAGATGTTCGCGGATTCTTTGGGACAGTCGGAGTTAGAATTCTCATTGATATGTCTCTCATATCAATTGGTTCAAACTTTGGAAGGGAAACCATAGAGATGCACGATTTGCTACAAGAAATGGGAAGGAGAATTGTTCAAGAACAATGCATTAAAGATCCCGGTAAATGGAGTAGGTTGTTCAATGATGAGGATGTCTATCGTGTATTGAAGAGTAACACG GAAACTCCAAATGTTGAAGTCATATTCGCTAATTGTTCTGAGATTCAAGAGCGACCATTGAAACATGCTGACTTCAAAAAGATGTCTAACCTAATAATGCTAAGCTTGTTTGGCCAATTGACCTGTTCTCTAGACCTTCCCGATTCTCTTCGTTATCTTAACTGGCTTAAATATCCACTGGAATCTTTGCCGTCAAATTTTTGTCCGGAAAACCTAGTTGAGCTTCACATGCACAATAGCAAAGTTAAGAAGCTTTGGAAAGAAGAGCag ATACTTGTCAACTTACAAGTTATCGATCTGTCCTACTCTGACTATCTAACTGAAGTCCCAAATCTCTCAGGGAGTCTTAAAATTGTGCACATAAATCTCTGTGGATGTGGAAGTTTGGTTGAAATTCCTTGGTATTTTCAACATCTCCACAAGCTTACTCATCTTCGTCTTGGACGGTGCACCAGTCTCAAGTATCTTCCAGAGATGCCAGGAAATATTCAATACTTGGATTTAAAATACAGTGGTATAAAGGAGTTGCCTGAATCAGTTTGGTCTAACGAAAATATTTCTTACTTGAATATAAGTCATTGCACAGACCTTGACAAACTTCCAAACAACAGGTGTGAGCTGAAAGTCTCTGATGTTTTGGGTATTGAGAGCTGCACATCTCTTGGCAAGTTTTCTGAGCTTCCCCGGGATATAAGTAAATTATCATTGTTTGGTTTCACGAGACTTGTGAGTCTACCAACCAACATTTGTAAGTTGAAACATCTCGAGGAACTCAATCTCTCTGGGTGCTCTAAACTTGAAAACTTCCCAAAGATCTTAGAGCCAATGGAACATTTGAAGTCCTTAAATTTAAGTGCAACAGCGGTTAAAGAGCTACCATCATCAATCGAGTTTCTCCCTGCTCTCAAAAGAGTTCAACTACAAGGTTGCAAACGGCTTTCAAGTATCCCAAAGAGCATTTGTAAGTTGAAATGTCTTGAGGAACTCGATATATCTGGGTGCTGTATGCTTCGAAACTTCCCAGAGATCTTGGAGCCAATGGAAAATTTGAAGTCCTTAAATTTAAGTCGAACAGCGGTTGAACAGCTATACACATCATCAATTGAATTTCTCCCCGCTCTCAAAAATATTGAGCTAGAAGGTTGCAATAAGCTTTCATGTATCTCAAAAAGCATGTTGAAATATGTTAAAAGACCTGATCTCAAGGTGATGGAATCAAGTGATGAGTCTGAAACAAATGAAAGTGATGATCATGGGTTGGAAGCCATTGAAATTGAAGATGATTGGTACTTTTAA
- the LOC103421050 gene encoding uncharacterized protein, producing the protein MVFRESQSDVDDGVGASAHQRMCISSMRISDEPIWTAMARLVPMKPSLSSRAPVSPNRPLRRPEAEWFPWSCRFYTTVSEEKQQANQQTPRVPELEKHHVNQPSTEEVNSLNSCSNKQPKLIKRLIT; encoded by the exons ATGGTCTTCCGCGAATCGCAATCCGACGTTGACGATGGCGTCGGCGCATCAGCGCATCAGCGAATGTGTATCTCTTCGATGCGCATTTCCGACGAGCCGATTTGGACCGCGATGGCCAGATTAGTGCCAATGAAGCCGTCGCTTTCTTCCAGGGCTCCGGTCTCCCCAAACAGGCCCTTGCGCAG ACCAGAGGCAGAGTGGTTTCCTTGGTCGTGCAGATTTTATACTACAGTTAGTGAGGAAAAGCAGCAGGCCAATCAGCAGACACCCAGAGTACCAGAATTGGAGAAACATCATGTAAATCAACCGAGTACAGAGGAGGTTAACTCACTGAACTCATGTTCAAACAAGCAACCGAAGCTGATAAAAAG ACTCATCACTTGA